The window GAATGGGGGACAACATGAAAACGAGAGACAAGACGATGACGACACTGAAGTCCTTTCCGATCCTGATCGCGCTTGCCGCATTGTCGGCCTGCTCGACCATGAACAGCGGACACAGCGCTGCGCCGGCCGCCGGCCAGCAGACGTTCGCTACTCCGGAGGAAGCCGTTCGCGCCGTCGGTGCGATGGCCGGCGGCGGAGACGAAAAACGCACTGAGGAAATCTTCGGCCCGGGCTCCAACGATCTGGTTCGCTCCGGCGACGAGGTGGCCGATCACGACCGCGCGCTCGAGGTCAAGGCGATGATCGACAGGAAGGTCGCGTTCGAAGACCTCGACACGAACATGAAGGTCGCACTTCTCGGAGACGATGCCTGGCCGTTTCCGATCCCGCTCGTCAAGGGCCGGAGCGGCTGGTACTTCGACACCGAAGCCGGACGCGAGGAAGTCGAGAACAGGCGCGTCGGTCGCAACGAGCTCGAGACGCTGGCGACTCTGCACGCGGTCGTCGATGCGCAGCGCGAATACGGCGCGAGCCACGGCGGCGCTTACGCGCAGCGCGTGATCAGCAGCAAGGGCAAGCACGACGGCCTGTACTGGCCGGTTGCGGCGGGAAAGCCGTCGAGCCCGCTTGGTCCGCTCGTGGCCGAGGCCGCGGCCGAAGGGTACAAGGCCGGCAACGAACCGCAGCCGTACCACGGCTACTACTTCAAAATGCTGACCGCGCAGGGAGCGAACGCACCCGAGGGTGCAAAGAGCTACCTCGATGCGAAGGGCGCGATGACGAAGGGATTCGCAATGGTCGCGTGGCCGGCGAACTACGGAAACTCCGGCAAGATGACGTTCCTCGTCAGCGACCGGGGCATCGTGTTCCAGAAGGATCTCGGTGAGAACACCGAGTCTGTAGCGAGCGCGATCACGACCTACGATCCGGACGACAGCTGGGACCCGACGGGCGATTGATCGTGACGATTCGAACGAGCTTCCTTCGCGTTGCCGCTGCGGCTTCGCTTGCAGCGGTCGCGGGGGTTGCAGGGTGCAGCCCCGCGGGCACACGCACGATGGAATCCGGCAAGACGGCGGCCGCACCGGCCGCCGTCGAGTCCGGCTTCCTTTCCGATTATGCGAAGCTTGCTCCGAGCGAGCAGTTCCCGGATCTGCGTTTTTACCGTGACGAGTCGCACAGGACCGGTTACCGCCGCATCCTGTTCCGTCCCGTCGAGGTATGGCGCGGCGCCGACAAGCTGCTCACCGACGTTCCGGAGGAAGACCTCCAGTTCCTCGCCGACTCGTTCTACCAGGCAGTCCGTGGCCGGCTCGCCGGATCGTTCGAGATCGTCGACGCGCCCGGCAAGGGCGTTCTCGAAATCCAGCTTGCGCTTACGCTGGTGACGGATCCGAGCTCGAGCGTCGACTTCTATTCGACCGCGATTCCCGCAAAGGACGTCACGCCGCGAAGCGGTGCGCTGTCGCCCGCAACCCGCGCCTTCGTGCGCGCTTGCGCGCTGGAAGCGGAAATGTCGGAGCAGGACGGCTCAAAGCCGCAGGGAAAGAAGCACCGTGCTCCCCGCACCGTTCGCGCGGCGATCTACGACGTGCGTCGCGGCGACCAGTCGCCGAAGGGAAACGTTGCGACGTGGGAAGATGTGCGCGGCGTGTTCGACCGATGGGCCGGTGTGCTCGACGAGCGTCTGACGGCCCTGCGTGATGGCACGTTCAAGCCGCGCCTGACGACGAAAGCTCAGCGACAGTAAACGTCGGCCCTGCCGACACAGCGATACACGCGATCGCGACCACTGCCGCGCGCATCCCAGTCACAAAGGCCGCGCGAGCTGCCGGACGGCACCTTCGGATGGCCGCCCGCCATCTCGCACAGGTTCATGCTGTCTTCCTGCGCGAGCCAGATCGCGTCTTCGCAGCAGTCGCGCTTGTTGTCGTGGTTCCAGCCGGTATCGCCCCAGCCCTTGTGCGAGTCGGCCATTGCCGGCGCCGCCGTCAGGACCGTTGCGAGAACGAAAAATGCCGTGGAACGAAAAGCTCTCATCGCACGGCGACGCTACCACGCGTCCGTCCGCGACGCGAAGCGCCGATGACGAAACGCGAGGCGCGATCTATTCCGGAAGAGTCTCGTCGGATCCTCCGAAGCTCTTCGGGAAATCCTTGAACTTCGGCAACCCGTCGCGCACGTTCATGACCTTCTCGCCGTAGTTGACGTGCAGCGTGGGCTCATAATGGAGCCCGTGCACGTTGCCCGCCGGCACGTCGGTCATGCCGAGCTGCGGATGCCGGATCAGCACCGGCGCGCCGCAACTCGTGCAGAAGTGGCGGTGGCTGGCTTCGGTCTTCTTGTAGACGCCGAGCTTGTCGGCGCCTTTTACGACGTTGACCTTCGGAGTCGGCCACAGCGTGGCGGCGTGGATCGGCGCACCGAGCCATCCCCGGCACGAATCGCAGTGACAGTACGCCTGCACGGCCGGATCGCCTTCGATCGCAATTTCCACCGCGCCACACGCGCAGCCGCTTTTGTAACTCGAGTTCGCCATCGGTTTCCTCCGTTTCGATTCCTTGCCCGTCAGGCAGGGTCCGAACCATTACGGTTTCTCGCGAACCAAGCCAGTGCCGCCGTGAAATGCCGGCGCAGGCCTGTTCGCACCCGCCGCGTGCGGACTGCCGTCGTTGCCGTCTACTCGTAATTGCCGAACACGCGCACCCGCACGCGATACGCCGACTCCGGCCGGTACAGGGTCACACGGTACCTTATCCACGGTCCGTTCGGATTGACGTTGATCTCACCCGTGCGCAGGCGCGCACTCCCGATCACGTTTCCGGCGTCGTCGATGGTCGCGACCGTCACATGATCGACGATCTCGTCGAGCGCGATCGTGTCGGGCGGGATCGAGTACGAAAAGCGGAATCGCACCTCGACCGTACGACCGTCGTCGCCGTTGATCGCGACCGCGAACGCCTCGGCTCCGCCGCCTTCGAGGGGCTCGACGTCGTAGCGCATCTCTCCATTCTCGGCCGGCATCGCGATGGAAAGGCTCGCCTGGAGAGGCGGACCCGCCGCCGCGGCGACGACAGGGCAGGCGAGAACCATAGCCAGCAGCAGACCGATTGTTCTCATGATCGTAGCTCCTTGCTCGCCTCCAGCATTCGCAGGCCCGATGCATCGGCGCAAGATCGTGCCGCTGCCGATTCGCCCGGTTGAGGATCGCCGGTTTCGCGGCATGCACTCGTATCCCTTGCCACGACCGTCGATCCGGCGTCATCTGTCGCGCCGAGATGAATAAACCCCCGCCAGCGCGATCCTCGTCCGACCCGTCACGCGAGATCGTCATCGTCGACATCGACGGGACGATCGCCGACGTGCGTCACCGTCTGCACCACATCAACGGCCCGAAGAAGAAAAACTGGAAAGCGTTCTTTGAAGCGATGGATCGCGACACGCCGATCGCGCCCGTCATCGAGCGCGTTCGCGAGCTCGCGAAGACCAGCGAGATCGTCATTATCACCGGACGTCCCGAGAGCTATGAAGCGCGCACGCTGGCGTGGCTCGCCCGGCACGACGTGCCGTTCTCACGCCTGCTCATGCGGCGCTCGGGCGACCATCGCCAGGATTTCGTCGCGAAAGAGGACCTTCTGCACGAGCTGCCGGCCGGTCGCGTCACGCTGGCCATCGACGATCGCGCTCCGGTCTGCGACATGTACCGTCGTCACGGCATCGAGGTCATCGAGGTCGCGAGCGACGTCGAAAACCAGAACGTCAACGAAGTTTACCGTAAGCACCCCGACTGAGACGCGCGTGCGTCCGTCAGGCGCACTGTGTACATGCCCGTCGCGGCTCGACGGCTGGTACCGTCGCGCCCGGAGGAGACCACCGGCAATGAAACGAACCCTTATGACGGTCCTGCTCGCGCTCGCGGTCGTACCGAATGCCCGGGCCGCGGGTTACGGCGCCTACTTCGAGTACGCGAACGTGTTCGACGGCAAGTTCACCAACGGATGCGACGGCTGCGATTTCAACGGCGACAGCGACATCGACTACGAAGAAGACCACTACGGCGTCGGTTTTACGTTCGATACGGCGGTCGCGATGGACAAGCTGTTCAACTACCGGCTGAGCGTCGGCTACGAGCATGTCTCCGCGGACTACAAAGTGAAGATCGACGGGGCCAAATTCTCGAGCGACGAAGACGGGGACGGGATCGCGGTCGACAGCGCGTTCGGATTCGGCCTGGTCCGCAACAGCCGCATGCGCCTGTGGATCGGACCGGCCGTTCGGCTCAGCACGGACTTCTTCACTCCATCGGGCTACAGCGACTACTTCGATTTCGCGATCGGGGCAGGCCCGGAAATCGGCCTGAATTTCCACGTGAACGACCGCATTTCGCTCGGGATGACGGCCGGGTATCAGATTCTCTACAGCCTCAGCGTGACTGACGACAACAGCAGCTACTGCGACGGCCACGGCCATTGTTACGACTATGATTACGACAGCATCGACGGCTACGAGCAGATGGCTTTCATCAAGCTCGTCATGCTGTTTCGTACCGCCGACGATATCTTCTGAGGGATATCGTCCCGGAATCGGGGACAGACGCCAGTTTCCCGAAAATCGGTGTCTGTCCCCGATTTCGCATCTCGCGTTGACAGCGGGAGTCCGGTTCCTACCTTGAGTACCGTAAGGCGAGTGCGCCACCGGGCTTCCAGGGAGGCCCGAAGCGAGGTGCCAGATGAACACTGCAAAAATGAACTACAATCAGCCTGACATGTTCCACGA of the Candidatus Limnocylindrales bacterium genome contains:
- a CDS encoding NIF family HAD-type phosphatase; translation: MNKPPPARSSSDPSREIVIVDIDGTIADVRHRLHHINGPKKKNWKAFFEAMDRDTPIAPVIERVRELAKTSEIVIITGRPESYEARTLAWLARHDVPFSRLLMRRSGDHRQDFVAKEDLLHELPAGRVTLAIDDRAPVCDMYRRHGIEVIEVASDVENQNVNEVYRKHPD
- a CDS encoding DUF3313 family protein; its protein translation is MTIRTSFLRVAAAASLAAVAGVAGCSPAGTRTMESGKTAAAPAAVESGFLSDYAKLAPSEQFPDLRFYRDESHRTGYRRILFRPVEVWRGADKLLTDVPEEDLQFLADSFYQAVRGRLAGSFEIVDAPGKGVLEIQLALTLVTDPSSSVDFYSTAIPAKDVTPRSGALSPATRAFVRACALEAEMSEQDGSKPQGKKHRAPRTVRAAIYDVRRGDQSPKGNVATWEDVRGVFDRWAGVLDERLTALRDGTFKPRLTTKAQRQ
- a CDS encoding GFA family protein, with protein sequence MANSSYKSGCACGAVEIAIEGDPAVQAYCHCDSCRGWLGAPIHAATLWPTPKVNVVKGADKLGVYKKTEASHRHFCTSCGAPVLIRHPQLGMTDVPAGNVHGLHYEPTLHVNYGEKVMNVRDGLPKFKDFPKSFGGSDETLPE
- a CDS encoding DUF2950 domain-containing protein, coding for MGDNMKTRDKTMTTLKSFPILIALAALSACSTMNSGHSAAPAAGQQTFATPEEAVRAVGAMAGGGDEKRTEEIFGPGSNDLVRSGDEVADHDRALEVKAMIDRKVAFEDLDTNMKVALLGDDAWPFPIPLVKGRSGWYFDTEAGREEVENRRVGRNELETLATLHAVVDAQREYGASHGGAYAQRVISSKGKHDGLYWPVAAGKPSSPLGPLVAEAAAEGYKAGNEPQPYHGYYFKMLTAQGANAPEGAKSYLDAKGAMTKGFAMVAWPANYGNSGKMTFLVSDRGIVFQKDLGENTESVASAITTYDPDDSWDPTGD